In the genome of Quercus robur chromosome 3, dhQueRobu3.1, whole genome shotgun sequence, one region contains:
- the LOC126718989 gene encoding uncharacterized protein LOC126718989: MDTHQPRPVTPQSPHGGGGGGGGFSAILTVFLSFIAIFAMIVIPSSSTFRNGFSILHQVPEGYVGVYWRGGALLKMITDPGFHLKLPFITHYEPVQVTLQTDQVRDIPCGTKGGVMINFEKIEVVNRLHKDYVHDTLLNYGVKYDNTWIYDKIHHEINQFCSSHSLQQVYIDVFDQIDEKMKDALQGDCTRYAPGIEIISVRVTKPKIPESIRRNFEQMEEERTKVLIAIEKQRVVEKEAETNKKMAISEAEKVANVSKILMEQKLMEKDSVRKQQEIENQIYMARQKSLADADFYRLLKEAEANKLKLTPQFLELKFIEAIADNTKIFFGEKIPNMFLDQRLLGNFLQQLSRDVSEEEKSIA; the protein is encoded by the exons ATGGATACACATCAACCGAGACCCGTAACTCCACAGTCTCCTcacggcggcggcggcggcggcggcggttTTTCTGCGATTCTCACAGTCTTCCTATCCTTCATCGCAATCTTCGCCATG ATAGTGATTCCTTCATCATCAACTTTTAGAAATGGTTTTTCCATTTTGCACCAAGTCCCAGAAGGCTATGTTGGGGTTTACTGGAGAGGAGGCGCCCTTCTAAAGATGATTACAGATCCAG GTTTTCATCTGAAGCTGCCTTTTATAACCCATTATGAGCCTGTTCAAGTAACCCTTCAGACAGATCAA GTGAGGGATATTCCTTGTGGTACAAAAGGAGGTGTCATGATCAACTTTGAGAAGATAGAG GTTGTTAACCGGCTTCACAAGGACTATGTGCATGACACTCTGCTGAACTATGGGGTGAAGTATGACAATACATGGATATATGACAAAATTCATCACGAGATCAATCAGTTTTGCAGCTCTCACTCTCTTCAGCAAGTCTACATTGATGTTTTTGATCAA attgatgaaaagatgaaagaTGCTCTCCAGGGTGACTGCACACGTTATGCTCCAGGTATTGAAATCATTAGTGTTCGCGTTACGAAGCCAAAAATCCCAGAAAGCATAAGACGCAATTTTGAACAGATGGAAGAGGAACGCACTAAG GTCTTAATTGCTATTGAGAAACAGAGAGTGGTTGAGAAAGAGGCAgagacaaataagaaaatggCTATCAGTGAAGCTGAAAAGGTTGCAAATGTGAGCAAGATCCTTATGGAACAGAAGTTGATGGAAAAGGATAGTGTCAGGAAGCAGCAAGAAATTGAGAACCAGATATACATGGCTCGGCAAAAAAGTTTGGCCGATGCAGATTTCTACCG TTTACTGAAGGAAGCTGAAGCAAACAAGTTGAAGCTGACACCGCAATTTCTTGAGCTTAAATTCATCGAGGCCATAGCtgataatacaaaaattttttttggggaaaag ATACCTAATATGTTTTTGGATCAGAGGCTGCTTGGTAACTTCCTGCAACAGTTATCTAGGGATGTGTCTGAAGAGGAGAAATcaatagcttaa